The sequence below is a genomic window from Canis aureus isolate CA01 chromosome 26, VMU_Caureus_v.1.0, whole genome shotgun sequence.
CCACAGCTTCAGGGTGAGCGAGAAGGGGGTCTAGGGGACAGCGGGGTGGGAGGAGCGGCCtgagcagggcccctggggggctcggcTGGGGCTAGGCTAGGCCTGCCATCTGCCCCCCGGCTGCCTCCGATGAGGCCCCATAGCCCCGCCCCGTGCGTGCCCTCCTCCCAGGGAGATCAGGGCTCCTGGCCGCTCCGGGTTCCACCTCCCGCACCCCTGGGGGCACAGACTCTGCCCGCACTTGACGACACCACGCCTCAAGAGGACCCCAGGCTGGCCGCCCGATGGGCCGAGGGCCCGTCCACACCCCGGGCTGACCCGGCCTCCCCCGGGGGAGCTGAGGCAGAGACAGCCCGCGCCCCGGCACCTCGTCCAGGGACCCTCTGGGCTTCTGCAGGATGGGCTGGGCTGCGAGCCTCAGCCTCAGGGCCCCGGGGTCGGGCCTGGCTCgtctggggggtggggctgagctgggccctccccaggggcagggggcaggtccGGGAGCGGGGATCCCGGGGGGGCCTCACCTGGCCAAGGAAGCACTGCAGGAACCACTTTGGGGTATAGATGCCGGTGGACATCTGCTCCTCGTCCTGGCGGGAGGGCAGGAGGTGCTCAGGCCCCACGCCGCAGCCCCTGGAGCCGGGTGGACGCGCTCCCcacggcccagcccagccccgaggGCGCCCCCGGGCCCCAGGGGGAGGAACGTGACCCCAACTCTGGGCAGCTCGGAGggccgtgccccccaccccctgccccgggccccggggacggagcctcaggagctcccactcgCCATTTGCTTCCTCAGGTCGGGGAGAGCTCTTTGGAGGATGCGCTCGTGATGAGCCTGGAACCTGAGGAGCTTCGGGAAACCCGGGACGAAGAAGGCTGAgaaggccccaggcccccactgtcagggcctcctcctgcaccaggcggggtggggggtgtcggGGCAGGGGCCTCCTCCCATGCCCTGACCCCCGTGTGCCCACCGCCCTCGGAGCCCTGACTGGACCCGCTcttcccagagggcagggctgcctcccaggcCAGGGGCGCAGGGCCCGGGGACCCCCGTCCTCACAGAGACCCCGcggggtgtgggctgggggctgaggaccAGGCCCAGCTGCCCCAGCACCCTCTCTCCTGCAGGGGCCGCCGCCGCGGGGACAGGCGGGTCCCCAGCCCCGAGGGGCAGCGGGTGCAGGCCACGGGGAGGGTGATGGGCGTGCCCAGCCCTCTTTGGGGCTTGGGAGTGAGgctgggggcccctgggaggtGGAGACACTGCCCCCTGGGCCTCGTGTGGCCGTGGGCTGGCAGGGGGGCCTAGGGTGCAAGCAGGCAGccgggcaggaggctgggggagcagcGGGAGTGCAAGCCCGGCCTGCAGACCGTGGGGCGGGTGGCCGTGGCTCCGGGACTCCGAGGCCACTGGGGAGGCGGGGCCCTTGCCCGTGGCGGGACGGGCTGGGGGGTCCCCGCCTGCCCCCTGGTGCAGCAGCCTACAGGGAGGCCCTCCTGACTCCCCTCCCGCCCGACGGCCTGGAGGGCCCCTACCATGCATGGCGTGCCTGTCGTTGGTCATCAGCTGGGCCAGCGCCCAGAAGGCGTCCTCCTCGGGCAGGAACATGAGGAGGATGGCCGCGATCTCGCTCATGCCCTGGCAGTAGCCCACCTCCTGCAAGAGCCAGAGCCCCACGGAGGGCGTGCGCCCCGAGGCCCCCTCTGAGCCCTCCCCGCTGGCGTCAGGCTCCCCCGGCTCCCTCACAGCCCGGGCTCCTGGAGGGGGCTCCCAGAGGGCgggggggcaggtgagggccaCCCGGACCAGCTCGGGCGCCAGCACCCCAGGCCCCGCTACCGAGCCCTGCAGCCGCCGTGACAGGGCCCCCGTCCTCAGACCAGCAGGAGGGGCCTCCGTGAGCTGTGCCAGGCTGCAGGGAACCCGCCAGGTCTGGAGACCCCCTGGAGGGCAGGTCGGGGGGGGGGCCTGACTGTGGCCCCTGGCAGGTCCCACGAGGGGAGCTGGGCCAGGACACCCCGGGGGGCCGGGGAGCGTGTGAGCTGGGGTCCTCGGGGACCCTTCTGGAATGCGCCGTGGAAGGGGGCGGCCTCCTGGGCGCCTCGGCCTCGTGCCCTTCAGGGGAGTGGGAGCCTTCCCCGCCTGGGTTCTCGTCAGTAGTGCCGTCTGTCGGGGTCCAGACCCGAGCTCTAGGACGGCCGCGGTGCACGCGGGGGCCCCGGGCAGCCCTAGCCCTCGGGCAcgcaggccctgcctccccttggaggtctgcaccccgccccctgcccgtcCTGGAGGAGAGAGACCCTCCCTGGCATCTCGGGGCCGTGGAGCTAGGGCCCTCCCTAACTGTGAGTCCCGCTGGTCACAAGCACTCAGGACAAGGCCGCCcgcggggcaggaggcgggggcaGGGACACTCACGGTGTCGTACACTGAGCAGGCCGCCAGCACGTGGAACAGGGCTCGCTGCTTAGGAGGGGGGACAGCGGGGGGCTCTGCTCAGTCAGCCCCCGCCCAGCGAGGCCGCCGAGGTGCCGAcacccgccccgcaggccccgcagcCCGCAGGGCCCCTCCGCGGGGGCCGATCTCTGGGGTCAGGTCTGCGCACGGGGACAGGCAGCGACCTCACACGTGCAGCGTGCCAGGGGTTAAGTGCACCCTGGGGTGTCCGACGCCTCCGAGCGCTCCCGCCGTGGGGTGTGCAGCTCCGGGCTCCCCCAGCACCGCCAGCGCCCGCGGCCCACCCCCCCCGCACGCCCCCTGGGAGCCAGTGCTCCTCCTGCCCCGGTCCCTGCAGCCCCTGACGCCTCTCCTCcgctgccctggcctggcctggccccgtGTCCCGGGAACACCACCAGCCCCACATGGCCCCTGCCCCGAGCCCACGCAGCCAGGGCGGCCGTGGCCCTGAGTGCACCCCCAGGCcttcccaggtgtccctgggctggACTCTGTTGGGGGGACCCCGGGCCCGCCCATCCCAGAGCATCTCGGGGCTCCAGGTCTGAGCCGCCGTGAGGAGAGCAGGGAACGTCGTGCAGGTGTGACCCCAATACAGGCTGCGAACCTCTGGGATCACTATCTGAGCGGGGGGGGGTACGGGGTGCGGCCCCCTCAGCACTGCCGGGAGCCGCCCAATGCGCCCCGCACGGTGGCCTGAGTCTGCACCCTGGCTCCGCGGCCCCCGGGAGGGGGAGGCCGGCTCCCCCTGGGCCTGGGGTCACAGGTCAGCCTGACCCGGCCACGCTCTGAGGgccgcgggggccccggggggcagcaggttccctgcagggaggagcaCCAAGTTCTCGTGGGGAGACGGTCCGAGCGGCCCCCCGAGAAGCCCAGCCACCCTTGCCTGGAGgctccccagccccgcccctggcGCCCCTGCAGGTCACCCCTGGGGTCCCGGGCTCCCACACACCCCGCCCGCTGCACACAGAGGTAGCTGCACCctcctgtcgggggctccctgccttccccacctccccgtGGCCCCTGGGGACTCTacgggacacccgggcttctaaCAGGAGCAGGCCATCCAGAGAACCCCAAGGTggccggggaggctgagcatgtcccacagggggcagctgcaccgcgtccttgtggggggggtgggaccgatagtgtaggggtggggggactgggggTGTGGGGGACGGTGTGGGGGGTGATgtagggggatggcgtgggggcgGTGgttgaggggatggggtggggggctgcagacACAGGGCACCCCCTTCTCTAAGgtgcacacggagacgtctacagataaaggcaaccccagtctggggtttgctgtgacccctgcccctgcccctggggccccgtgtgctcagcgcagggcctgcctgGACCGGGGCGGCATCTGGGGGTCGTCATGCTATGTGTGCTCACCAACTGCAAATTGTCTAAGATAAAATGCCCAGAATTCAGAAGTACATAAAGcaccgagggtgggtgtcaccctgatcTGTCCGACCCTCGTCGGGTCCATGTGTCCCggtccagccgcggccatgcaccccggcccccaggtccccttcctgccccccacgcccccaccctggccccctgCTCTTCACGGGGCAGCCCCTCACCCCCTTGGGGTTCAGCTCAGATGGtgacccctggaggccccatcctggggcctccccatccccaagaccctgggggtgggggcacggggggtcatccccagcaccctaccaTGTGGCAGTGTGTTTGCTGCCGTCGCTCCCCCCGGCCTCGGAGACCCCGTGTCCCCTGCACAGAAGCCCCCGGGCCTCTCCCAGCCCCCGCACCCcgctggcccagcagcctcacccgaccccgtAGTGGTCCCAGAACATGGTGTGACTGCGGCACGTGCAGTTGACGTCCAGGTCGATCTGCATGATGTCccgggaggagaccagggccgcctccttcatttcctgcggggaGACCCTGGGAGGAAGagccggcgtcagggacacagaccccgacctgtcagcagctgccatcctgggcagggagccctggggccaccatgggagtgtgtcctgcaggaacctccacccttcccctgggaggctggggacagcggcagtgcccaccgtgcccgcgGGGCCTgcgtgagggcctgtgcccagctgtcgtgggtggggaggggactgagggtcagccctggacagggaggggacatggaggatcAACCCGGGTGGGGAGGAGACATGGGGGGTCAGCCTcggtggggaggggacacgggggttcagcctggaggggaggggacagggggtcagccctggacagggaggggacatggaggatcagcccgggtggggaggggacatggagggtcagccctgggcagggaggggaccgAGGGTCCACGGGGAGTGGACGGGTCCCACCTGGTATTTCCTGGCATTCCTGGCCTTAACCTGGTCGACGTTCAGCAATCGCAGACACACCTGTCCCCGCACCTGGGGCGGGACCCCCTTGTAGACCAGGCGTCGCAGCTGTGGGGAGGAAGGCAGTGCTGGTGAGAGGGGCCCTGGGCGGCCCCTTGGAGCCCAGGGAACACGAGGCATCTAGAAGTTTCCGGCTTCGGCTCCAGGGTGTCTGCGGAGAGGCTGGGTCTCCCTGGAGCTGGGCCCCGTCCCCCACAAGGAGCAGGGACCGTGGCCCAGACCTGACGCTCCCCCACCGCCGtcccggggcctggggaggctCAGGCTCCCAGCAGACTCTCCCCAGGCAGGGGGCTCCCCCGAGGACGGGGCAGGAGGACACTGAGGGCGGCCCCCCAGCCCCATCAGGACGGAGAGCCCTTGGGGGCACCCAGCGCCCCACCTTCTCGCTGGGGAGGTAGCGGTCCCATTGCTTgagcatttttatccatttgtccgCGCACCGGGTCTCCTGGCGGAGTTTCTGGAAGAGGACAAGCGGGGGCCGCAGGTGAGGCTCCAGCTGCAGGAGGTGGGCGCTCGGGCCGCGTCCAGTCCCCCGCGGGACCCGGAGGAGCCCGGAAGGCACAGGGCCCCCCGTGGACCGCGGCTCCGGGTCTGGGGTGCGCTCCCGGCAGCCCGTGCAGCGCTGGGACGGGGGACTGGGGAGACGCCCTGGGATGTCCTGGGGGATGGGGTGCAGACAGctggccccagccccctccaCGTCCTGCCCGGGGCCCAGGATGGGCTCTCACCTTGGCCTCgcgggggctggggccgggcagCTCCTTGTCCCTGGAAGGCAAGAGACGCAGAGCCCCGAGGCCCCGACCCCACAGCCACACACACCCGCACCCCCGTCT
It includes:
- the LOC144298760 gene encoding TBC1 domain family member 26-like, which encodes MQEDPETLLALQRANIVAQYHQAHQAGSPQDLSLCKVTDHQGFLQDKELPGPSPREAKKLRQETRCADKWIKMLKQWDRYLPSEKLRRLVYKGVPPQVRGQVCLRLLNVDQVKARNARKYQGLPAGNEGGGPGLLPGHHADRPGRQLHVPQSHHVLGPLRGRRALFHVLAACSVYDTEVGYCQGMSEIAAILLMFLPEEDAFWALAQLMTNDRHAMHGAPSLTPKPQRGLGTPITLPVACTRCPSGLGTRLSPRRRPLQERGGCGVGPEHLLPSRQDEEQMSTGIYTPKWFLQCFLGQTSQARPRGPEAEARSPAHPAEAQRVPGRGAGARAVSASAPPGEAGSARGVDGPSAHRAASLGSS